A single genomic interval of Nomascus leucogenys isolate Asia chromosome 3, Asia_NLE_v1, whole genome shotgun sequence harbors:
- the KAZALD1 gene encoding kazal-type serine protease inhibitor domain-containing protein 1 isoform X1, with amino-acid sequence MPPPPAAALSLPVLLLLLVVLTPPPTGARPSPGPDYLRRGWLRLLAEGEGCAPCRPEECAAPRGCLAGWVRDACGCCWECANLEGQLCDLDPSALFYGHCGEQLECRLDTGGDLSRGEVPEPLCACRSQSPLCGSDGHTYAQICRLQEAARARPYANLTVAHPGPCESGPQIVSHPYDTWNVTGQDVIFGCEVFAYPMASIEWRKDGLDIQLPGDDPHISVQFRGGPQRFEVTGWLQIQAVRPSDEGTYRCLARNALGQVEAPASLTVLTPDQLNSTGIPQLRSLNLVPEEEAESEESDDYY; translated from the exons ATGCCACCGCCGCCCGCAGCTGCCTTGTCGCTGCCTGTGCTCCTGCTACTGCTGGTGGTGCTGACGCCGCCCCCGACCGGCGCAAGGCCATCCCCAGGCCCAGATTACCTGCGGCGCGGCTGGCTGCGGCTGCTAGCGGAGGGCGAGGGCTGCGCTCCCTGCCGGCCAGAAGAGTGCGCCGCGCCGCGGGGCTGCCTGGCGGGCTGGGTGCGCGACGCGTGCGGCTGCTGCTGGGAATGCGCCAACCTCGAGGGCCAGCTCTGCGACCTGGACCCCAGTGCTCTCTTCTACGGGCACTGCGGCGAGCAGCTTGAGTGCCGGCTGGACACAGGCGGCGACCTGAGCCGCGGAGAGGTGCCGGAACCTCTGTGTGCCTGTCGCTCTCAGAGCCCGCTCTGCGGGTCCGACGGTCACACCTACGCCCAGATCTGCCGCCTGCAGGAGGCGGCCCGCGCTCGGCCCTATGCCAACCTCACTGTGGCACACCCGGGGCCCTGCGAATCGG GGCCCCAGATCGTGTCACATCCATATGACACTTGGAATGTGACAGGGCAGGATGTGATCTTTGGCTGTGAGGTGTTTGCCTACCCCATGGCCTCCATCGAGTGGAGGAAGGATGGCTTGGACATCCAGCTGCCAGGGGATGACCCCCACATCTCTGTGCAG TTTAGGGGTGGACCCCAGAGGTTTGAGGTGACCGGCTGGCTGCAGATCCAGGCTGTGCGTCCCAGCGATGAGGGCACCTACCGCTGCCTTGCCCGCAATGCCCTGGGTCAAGTGGAGGCCCCTGCTAGCTTGACAGTGCTCACACCTG ACCAGCTGAACTCTACAGGCATCCCCCAGCTGCGATCACTAAACCTGGTTCCTGAGGAGGAGGCTGAGAGTGAAGAGAGTGACGATTACTACTAG
- the KAZALD1 gene encoding kazal-type serine protease inhibitor domain-containing protein 1 isoform X2, whose protein sequence is MPTSLWHTRGPANRTGCLCWAMLFSDLPPSPPGPQIVSHPYDTWNVTGQDVIFGCEVFAYPMASIEWRKDGLDIQLPGDDPHISVQFRGGPQRFEVTGWLQIQAVRPSDEGTYRCLARNALGQVEAPASLTVLTPDQLNSTGIPQLRSLNLVPEEEAESEESDDYY, encoded by the exons ATGCCAACCTCACTGTGGCACACCCGGGGCCCTGCGAATCGG ACTGGATGCCTTTGCTGGGCCATGCTATTCTCAGACCTCCCACCTTCACCCCCAGGGCCCCAGATCGTGTCACATCCATATGACACTTGGAATGTGACAGGGCAGGATGTGATCTTTGGCTGTGAGGTGTTTGCCTACCCCATGGCCTCCATCGAGTGGAGGAAGGATGGCTTGGACATCCAGCTGCCAGGGGATGACCCCCACATCTCTGTGCAG TTTAGGGGTGGACCCCAGAGGTTTGAGGTGACCGGCTGGCTGCAGATCCAGGCTGTGCGTCCCAGCGATGAGGGCACCTACCGCTGCCTTGCCCGCAATGCCCTGGGTCAAGTGGAGGCCCCTGCTAGCTTGACAGTGCTCACACCTG ACCAGCTGAACTCTACAGGCATCCCCCAGCTGCGATCACTAAACCTGGTTCCTGAGGAGGAGGCTGAGAGTGAAGAGAGTGACGATTACTACTAG
- the SFXN3 gene encoding sideroflexin-3 isoform X1 gives MGELPLDINIQEPRWDQSTFLGRARHFFTVTDPRNLLLSGAQLEASRNIVQNYRAGVVTPGITEDQLWRAKYVYDSAFHPDTGEKVVLIGRMSAQGSKDEGHCRRGRSECLCSLRKTPTVVFWQWVNQSFNAIVNYSNRSGDTPITVRQLGTAYVSATTGAVATALGLKSLTKHLPPLVGRFVPFAAVAAANCINIPLMRQRELQVGIPVADEAGQRLGYSVTAAKQGIFQVVISRICMAIPAMAIPPLIMDTLEKKDFLKRRPWLGAPLQVGLVGFCLVFATPLCCALFPQKSSIHVSKLEPELRAQIHEQNPSAEVVYYNKGL, from the exons ATGGGTGAATTGCCTTTAGACATCAACATCCAGGAACCTCGCTGGGACCAAAGTACTTTCCTGGGCAGAGCCCGGCACTTTTTCACTGTTACTGATCCTCGAAATCTGCTGCTGTCTGGGGCACAGCTGGAAGCTTCTCGGAACATTGTGCAGAACTACAG GGCCGGCGTGGTGACCCCAGGGATCACCGAAGACCAGCTGTGGAGGGCCAAGTATGTGTATGACTCCGCCTTCCATCCGGACACAGGGGAGAAGGTGGTCCTGATTGGCCGCATGTCAGCCCAG GGGTCTAAAGATGAGGGCCACTGTAGACGGGGCAGAAGTGAGTGTCTTTGTTCCCTCAGGAAGACCCCAACTGTGGTGTTCTGGCAGTGGGTGAATCAGTCCTTCAATGCCATTGTTAACTACTCCAACCGCAGTGGTGACACTCCCATCACCGTGAG GCAGCTGGGGACAGCCTATGTGAGTGCCACCACTGGAGCTGTGGCCACGGCCCTGGGACTCAAATCCCTCACCAAG cacctgccccCCTTGGTTGGCAGATTTGTGCCCTTTGCAGCGGTGGCAGCTGCCAACTGCATCAACATCCCCCTGATGAGGCAGAG AGAGCTGCAGGTGGGCATCCCGGTGGCTGATGAGGCAGGTCAGAGGCTTGGCTACTCGGTGACTGCAGCCAAGCAGGGAATCTTCCAGGTGGTGATTTCAAGAATCTGCATGGCGATTCCTGCCATGG CCATCCCCCCACTGATCATGGACACTCTGGAGAAGAAAGACTTCCTGAAG CGCCGCCCCTGGCTGGGAGCGCCCCTGCAGGTGGGACTGGTGGGCTTCTG CCTGGTATTTGCGACGCCCCTGTGCTGTGCACTATTCCCCCAGAAGAG CTCCATACACGTGAGCAAGCTGGAACCAGAGCTGAGAGCTCAGATCCATGAGCAAAACCCCAGTGCTGAAGTGGTCTACTACAACAAGGGGCTTTGA
- the SFXN3 gene encoding sideroflexin-3 isoform X2, whose translation MGELPLDINIQEPRWDQSTFLGRARHFFTVTDPRNLLLSGAQLEASRNIVQNYRAGVVTPGITEDQLWRAKYVYDSAFHPDTGEKVVLIGRMSAQVPMNMTITGCMLTFYRKTPTVVFWQWVNQSFNAIVNYSNRSGDTPITVRQLGTAYVSATTGAVATALGLKSLTKHLPPLVGRFVPFAAVAAANCINIPLMRQRELQVGIPVADEAGQRLGYSVTAAKQGIFQVVISRICMAIPAMAIPPLIMDTLEKKDFLKRRPWLGAPLQVGLVGFCLVFATPLCCALFPQKSSIHVSKLEPELRAQIHEQNPSAEVVYYNKGL comes from the exons ATGGGTGAATTGCCTTTAGACATCAACATCCAGGAACCTCGCTGGGACCAAAGTACTTTCCTGGGCAGAGCCCGGCACTTTTTCACTGTTACTGATCCTCGAAATCTGCTGCTGTCTGGGGCACAGCTGGAAGCTTCTCGGAACATTGTGCAGAACTACAG GGCCGGCGTGGTGACCCCAGGGATCACCGAAGACCAGCTGTGGAGGGCCAAGTATGTGTATGACTCCGCCTTCCATCCGGACACAGGGGAGAAGGTGGTCCTGATTGGCCGCATGTCAGCCCAGGTGCCCATGAACATGACAATCACTGGCTGCATGCTCACCTTCTACAG GAAGACCCCAACTGTGGTGTTCTGGCAGTGGGTGAATCAGTCCTTCAATGCCATTGTTAACTACTCCAACCGCAGTGGTGACACTCCCATCACCGTGAG GCAGCTGGGGACAGCCTATGTGAGTGCCACCACTGGAGCTGTGGCCACGGCCCTGGGACTCAAATCCCTCACCAAG cacctgccccCCTTGGTTGGCAGATTTGTGCCCTTTGCAGCGGTGGCAGCTGCCAACTGCATCAACATCCCCCTGATGAGGCAGAG AGAGCTGCAGGTGGGCATCCCGGTGGCTGATGAGGCAGGTCAGAGGCTTGGCTACTCGGTGACTGCAGCCAAGCAGGGAATCTTCCAGGTGGTGATTTCAAGAATCTGCATGGCGATTCCTGCCATGG CCATCCCCCCACTGATCATGGACACTCTGGAGAAGAAAGACTTCCTGAAG CGCCGCCCCTGGCTGGGAGCGCCCCTGCAGGTGGGACTGGTGGGCTTCTG CCTGGTATTTGCGACGCCCCTGTGCTGTGCACTATTCCCCCAGAAGAG CTCCATACACGTGAGCAAGCTGGAACCAGAGCTGAGAGCTCAGATCCATGAGCAAAACCCCAGTGCTGAAGTGGTCTACTACAACAAGGGGCTTTGA